Proteins encoded by one window of Erysipelothrix rhusiopathiae:
- a CDS encoding gamma-glutamylcyclotransferase has product MNNQMFVYGSLMEGFFNFDKYVDGHVVSIEKAYVLGTLYDMPYKGYPALLQEGNTKVWGEIITVKDLSLIIDDIDAMEGFNGRDDDEYKRIPSTITKENGDTVELGVYFYNLKDQDVRFDEAILLPEGSWRAFKTSKK; this is encoded by the coding sequence ATGAATAATCAAATGTTTGTTTATGGATCTTTAATGGAAGGGTTCTTTAATTTTGATAAATATGTCGATGGACATGTTGTTTCAATTGAAAAAGCTTATGTTCTTGGAACATTGTACGATATGCCCTATAAAGGCTATCCTGCACTTCTACAAGAAGGCAATACCAAGGTTTGGGGTGAAATCATTACAGTCAAAGACCTAAGTCTCATCATTGATGATATTGATGCGATGGAAGGTTTTAATGGACGTGATGATGACGAGTATAAACGCATCCCCTCTACCATTACCAAAGAAAATGGTGATACAGTAGAACTGGGTGTTTACTTCTATAATCTTAAAGATCAAGATGTTCGGTTTGATGAAGCAATTCTTCTTCCAGAAGGAAGTTGGAGAGCATTTAAAACCTCAAAAAAATAA
- the pcp gene encoding pyroglutamyl-peptidase I, with product MKVLITGFDPFGGEKMNPAYEAVKLLPDTIEGAEVLKLEVPTVFNKSVEVLDEAMAKHQPDIVICVGQAGNRFGVTPERVAINQDDARIKDNEGNQPIDETIFEDGKAAYFATLPIKAMVENMKQASIPASVSNTAGTFVCNHLMYGLLYLVDKKYPNVRGGFIHVPFATQQVMDKPTAPSLTLEQIAKGLEVCIATAVTVKEDHKIQGGAIS from the coding sequence ATGAAAGTTTTAATTACAGGTTTTGATCCATTTGGTGGGGAAAAAATGAATCCTGCTTATGAAGCAGTTAAATTACTCCCTGATACAATCGAAGGGGCCGAAGTACTTAAACTCGAAGTTCCAACCGTCTTCAACAAATCGGTTGAGGTATTAGATGAAGCGATGGCTAAACATCAACCTGACATTGTCATCTGTGTTGGTCAAGCTGGAAATCGTTTTGGGGTTACGCCTGAACGTGTAGCGATCAACCAAGATGATGCTCGTATTAAAGACAACGAAGGCAATCAACCGATTGATGAAACAATCTTTGAAGATGGTAAAGCAGCCTATTTCGCTACATTACCAATCAAAGCAATGGTTGAGAATATGAAGCAAGCTTCTATTCCCGCAAGTGTTTCAAACACTGCAGGTACCTTCGTATGTAATCATCTTATGTATGGATTACTCTATTTAGTTGATAAAAAATATCCTAATGTTCGCGGTGGCTTCATTCATGTGCCTTTCGCAACACAACAAGTTATGGATAAACCTACTGCACCAAGCTTAACTTTAGAACAAATTGCTAAAGGCTTAGAAGTATGTATTGCTACAGCCGTAACGGTTAAAGAAGATCATAAAATTCAAGGTGGCGCAATCAGCTAA
- a CDS encoding DUF979 domain-containing protein, with the protein MTANFWELFLEMWYMVVGCIFIATAVSAYRNIDDNRKYGAASFWIILAVLFMLGKYIPNKINGLLVLALGVLSFMKTVNIGDIEQISQDFRDEQSDRIGFKIFIPSVFIAIGAFLFSFVLPKVAPGVSAGVLGYIAIGLSAACGLIATFIITKTKPKGVMNDATRLMRTMGSFSILPQLLSALGVVFTTAGVGSLIATLLGSFIPNGNIFAGVVAYCVGMAIFTIIMGNAFAAFTVITIGIGIPFVFAQGANPLIAGALAMTAGFCGTLLTPMAANFNIVPAALLETKSQYSIIKYQAPMALIMLVIHIFLMYFLAF; encoded by the coding sequence ATGACAGCTAATTTTTGGGAATTATTCTTAGAAATGTGGTATATGGTTGTTGGTTGTATTTTTATCGCAACTGCAGTTTCAGCATACCGCAATATTGATGATAACCGTAAATACGGTGCCGCATCATTTTGGATTATTTTAGCCGTATTGTTTATGTTAGGAAAATACATTCCTAATAAAATTAACGGGTTACTTGTCTTAGCACTTGGAGTCCTTTCATTTATGAAGACCGTTAACATTGGAGATATTGAACAAATTTCTCAAGATTTCCGTGATGAACAATCAGATCGAATCGGATTTAAAATCTTTATTCCATCTGTATTTATTGCAATCGGAGCATTCTTATTCTCCTTTGTATTACCAAAAGTTGCGCCAGGTGTTAGTGCTGGTGTTCTTGGGTATATTGCAATTGGATTGTCTGCAGCATGTGGATTAATCGCAACCTTTATTATTACAAAAACAAAACCTAAAGGTGTCATGAATGACGCAACACGTCTTATGCGTACAATGGGTTCATTCAGTATCTTACCGCAATTGCTTTCAGCCCTAGGTGTTGTCTTTACAACAGCCGGAGTTGGTAGTTTGATTGCGACACTACTTGGTAGCTTTATTCCTAATGGAAACATCTTTGCAGGTGTTGTTGCTTACTGTGTTGGTATGGCCATCTTTACTATTATTATGGGGAATGCTTTTGCGGCATTTACCGTTATTACAATTGGAATTGGGATTCCATTTGTGTTTGCACAAGGTGCTAACCCACTGATTGCAGGTGCGCTTGCAATGACTGCTGGATTCTGTGGTACCTTATTAACACCAATGGCTGCGAACTTTAATATCGTTCCAGCTGCATTACTTGAAACAAAGTCACAATATTCTATTATTAAATATCAAGCACCTATGGCTCTTATTATGCTCGTAATCCATATCTTCTTGATGTATTTCTTAGCTTTCTAA
- a CDS encoding DUF969 domain-containing protein — translation MVDTVNLWLLVGVLIIVVGFAMKIDSIAVVLVAAVVTALIGGMNFGEILETLGSNFVKSRGLTIFVLTLPVVGVCERYGLKEQAVKLIQKMKVLTAGRVIWVYQLIRQCAAAGALRLGGHPQFVRPLIHPMAEGAGIQEKGSALSVAEEEEIKAGAAAAENYGNFFGQNLFPYASGVILIVETLVEQGYDVTHQGIALWSVPVFVIALVLGGVQTVLLDRRIKRGAK, via the coding sequence ATGGTCGATACTGTTAATCTTTGGCTCCTAGTTGGAGTTCTTATTATTGTTGTTGGATTTGCAATGAAAATTGATTCAATCGCTGTTGTTTTAGTCGCTGCTGTTGTTACCGCTTTAATTGGTGGTATGAACTTCGGTGAGATTTTAGAAACACTGGGTTCTAACTTTGTTAAGTCCCGTGGTTTAACGATCTTTGTCTTAACGCTACCGGTAGTTGGGGTATGTGAGCGTTATGGATTGAAAGAACAAGCTGTAAAACTTATTCAAAAAATGAAAGTTCTTACAGCAGGACGTGTTATTTGGGTTTACCAATTAATTCGTCAATGTGCCGCTGCAGGTGCATTACGTTTAGGAGGGCATCCTCAATTTGTCCGTCCATTGATTCATCCAATGGCTGAAGGTGCTGGAATTCAAGAAAAAGGTTCCGCATTATCTGTTGCAGAGGAAGAAGAAATTAAAGCAGGCGCCGCTGCTGCTGAAAACTATGGTAACTTCTTTGGTCAAAACTTATTCCCTTATGCAAGTGGTGTTATCTTAATTGTTGAAACACTGGTTGAACAAGGTTATGACGTAACACACCAAGGAATCGCACTTTGGAGCGTTCCAGTCTTTGTAATTGCTCTAGTACTTGGAGGCGTTCAAACAGTTCTGTTAGATCGTCGCATTAAGAGAGGGGCTAAATAA
- a CDS encoding DUF349 domain-containing protein — translation MFDINEKQINETEEVVEKEVREPEFSRHDFGWESLASVETSRQNQLISEVYSVMSTGDDERIEFVKKEWESLSEEGIDQDLEDKFKTALDQYEHRQERLEKARAIKKDLIEQADQLKKSTDWNKTAVKLQELQKQWKEAGFAGQDVDQELWEKFRAINDEFFDARTTHFEEMTLLRKDAKALKEALIVEVEAIKDSTEWKETSDAMRDLMTRWKEAGFAGREHEDRLWEEFNGHRQNFYQKQREFFDGLRAEQDNAREKKEAIIEKAKDLVQTFNDATTRENMEALFNDWKEAGHSGRDHEPKLWDTFRGIQDDFYARIKNRDFNRQESRRNEIEEELELLDVRCDALEELNEKIKVKIASLEGQAKTNDSETLQEEIAGLKNNYEENEAKLDEYVREQAKLQNELNRIF, via the coding sequence GTGTTCGACATTAACGAGAAACAAATTAATGAGACAGAAGAAGTAGTAGAAAAGGAAGTAAGGGAGCCTGAATTTTCGCGACATGATTTTGGATGGGAAAGTCTTGCTTCTGTGGAAACGTCTCGACAAAACCAATTAATTTCAGAAGTATACAGTGTTATGAGTACAGGGGATGATGAACGCATTGAGTTTGTTAAGAAAGAATGGGAATCTTTATCTGAAGAAGGCATCGACCAAGATTTAGAAGATAAATTCAAAACGGCACTTGATCAATACGAACATCGCCAAGAACGACTTGAAAAAGCACGTGCGATTAAGAAAGACTTAATTGAACAAGCTGATCAACTAAAGAAATCAACGGACTGGAATAAAACAGCCGTTAAATTACAAGAACTTCAAAAACAATGGAAAGAAGCAGGATTTGCGGGTCAAGATGTAGATCAAGAGCTTTGGGAAAAATTCCGTGCGATTAATGATGAGTTCTTTGATGCACGCACCACCCACTTTGAAGAAATGACGTTACTTCGCAAAGATGCGAAAGCATTGAAAGAAGCTTTAATTGTGGAAGTAGAAGCAATTAAAGATTCAACGGAATGGAAAGAAACATCGGATGCGATGCGCGATTTAATGACACGTTGGAAAGAAGCAGGATTTGCTGGACGTGAACATGAAGATCGTTTATGGGAAGAATTTAACGGTCATCGTCAAAATTTCTATCAAAAACAACGTGAGTTCTTTGACGGATTACGTGCAGAACAAGATAACGCACGTGAGAAAAAAGAAGCGATTATCGAGAAGGCAAAAGATCTTGTCCAAACATTCAATGATGCAACCACACGTGAAAATATGGAAGCACTGTTTAATGACTGGAAAGAAGCAGGACATAGTGGTCGCGATCATGAGCCGAAACTTTGGGATACATTTAGAGGGATTCAAGATGATTTCTATGCACGCATAAAAAATCGGGACTTTAATCGACAAGAATCACGTCGAAATGAAATCGAAGAAGAACTTGAACTGCTCGATGTTCGTTGTGATGCTTTAGAAGAACTCAACGAAAAAATCAAAGTTAAGATTGCAAGTCTTGAAGGTCAAGCAAAAACAAATGATTCTGAAACGTTACAAGAAGAAATTGCAGGTCTTAAAAACAACTATGAAGAAAACGAAGCAAAACTTGATGAATATGTTCGTGAACAAGCAAAACTTCAAAATGAATTAAATCGAATCTTCTAG